A single region of the Serinus canaria isolate serCan28SL12 chromosome 11, serCan2020, whole genome shotgun sequence genome encodes:
- the LOC103821179 gene encoding uncharacterized protein LOC103821179, with protein MAEPVLLREYVSHLAARAAQGQLAACADPALKARARRLLGPGRRGALDVRGVAERCRRARGGRALRDLLKALELLELLCVNLLLCPWRREIRSLKTFTGNFVYYIQPVLPEDIVKAVLEKIGYVATTATEFSLVKKRNNEETKQTAFEIFLARIECEAILEMTNEEAHGSLEKSLQQGTQTHGHRGEEDEEHQTAQRGDTESLGNEGSSETPLCLAPQQKRSAPCAAASSEAAGSVRITGDGAQSAAAAPPSSLQQHQRQSIGTAHLPGKGSDSEEFLIKYSDIVIAQTPIFSESLSPKALEKEPRARLSEERALAGATELAARALGPAPLSPGASGPPAFAMFADSSCDSKTTLEFEAPGVPEGSIEAEINDAINCIDPAPGDEPTELKSLPYKDFTQNCSVPRDEDVCELSLTFTELQIKDAQEELMYPVEESGQPEAVAYAGTSDRHVREFSRSQIKHTYLTDAELHKRAASHPEPPSGLCCTAGHTEDSTAGSDSKRLFMDPAKGHPTSECFRHVREPPNLTYIPPQSIDVQPSHGGRRGLGQPAGDSAGGREGKLEHCNSQETDSQEPYVIIDRSEQAALSHHT; from the exons aTGGCGGAGCCGGTGCTGCTGAGGGAGTACGTGTCGCACCTGGCGGCCCGTGCGGCGCAGGGACAGCTCGCGGCCTGCGCCGATCCCGCGCTCAAGGCCCGGGCGCGGCGGCTGCTGGGCCCGGGGCGCCGCGGGGCTCTGGATGTGCGCGGCGTGGCCGAGCGCTgccggcgggcgcggggcggccgcgCCCTGCGTGACCTGCTCAAGgcgctggagctgctggagctgctctgtgtcaaCCTCCTGCTGTGCCCGTGGCGCCGGGAGATCCGCTCGCTCAAG ACCTTCACCGGGAATTTTGTCTACTACATTCAGCCAGTGCTCCCAGAGGACATTGTGAAAGCAGTCCTGGAGAAAATAGGGTATGTTGCAACTACAGCAACAGAGTTTTCACttgttaaaaagagaaacaatgaGGAAACGAAGCAGACTGCATTTGAGATATTCCTGGCAAGAATCGAGTGTGAGGCCATCCTGGAGATGACAAATGAAGAAGCACATGGCAGTTTGGAGaagagcctgcagcagggaacaCAAACACATGGGCATCggggagaggaggatgaggaacaTCAGACAGCCCAGAGAGGAGACACTGAAAGTCTGGGAAATGAAGGGAGCAGTGAGACACCTTTGTGCCTTGCCCCCCAGCAGAAGCgttcagctccctgtgctgctgcatcctcTGAAGCTGCTGGGAGTGTGAGGATCACAGGGGATGGGGCTcagtcagcagctgctgcaccccccagcagcctccagcagcaccagaggcAAAGCATCGGCACCGCGCATCTGCCAGGCAAGGGCTCAGACAGCGAGGAGTTCCTTATCAAATACAGTGACATTGTCATAGCACAAACACCCATCTTCAGTGAGAGTCTCTCTCCAAAGGCTTTGGAAAAGGAGCCAAGAGCCAGGCTGAGTGAGGAGcgtgccttggcaggggctaCAGAGCTGGCTGCACGAGCGCTGGGGCCTGCgcctctgtccccaggagccaGCGGCCCCCCAGCCTTTGCCATGTTTGCTGACAGCTCCTGTGACAGCAAAACCACCTTGGAGTTTGAAGCTCCAGGAGTCCCAGAAGGATCAATTGAAGCAGAAATTAATGATGCCATAAATTGCATAGACCCAGCCCCTGGTGATGAGCCCACTGAGCTGAAGTCTCTGCCCTACAAGGACTTTACCCAAAACTGCAGCGTCCCCAGGGATGAGGATGTTTGTGAGCTGTCCTTAACCTTCACAGAACTACAAATCAAGGATGCTCAGGAAGAACTTATGTATCCAGTAGAGGAAAGTGGGCAGCCTGAGGCAGTGGCCTATGCAGGAACAAGTGACAGGCACGTTAGAGAATTCAGTCGCTCCCAAATAAAACATACGTACCTGACTGATGCTGAGCTGCACAAGAGGGCAGCGTCACATCCTGAGCCACCCTCAGGTCTGTGCTGTACTGCTGGGCACACAGAGGACTCCACTGCTGGTTCTGACAGCAAAAGACTGTTCATGGATCCTGCTAAGGGACACCCAACTTCTGAGTGCTTCAGGCATGTCAGAGAGCCCCCCAACCTCACTTACATCCCCCCCCAAAGCATTGATGTGCAGCCCTCAcatgggggcaggaggggcctGGGGCAGCCTGCAGGTGActctgcaggaggcagggaagggaagctgGAGCACTGTAATTCCCAAGAGACTGACAGCCAGGAGCCTTATGTCATCATTGACAGAAgtgagcaggcagcactgagcCATCACACCTGA